One segment of Candidatus Manganitrophus noduliformans DNA contains the following:
- a CDS encoding NADH-quinone oxidoreductase subunit A, translated as MTLWPLGAYFLLVVFLVAGMLLLSHLLGERHRDLATDIPYESGIIPTGTAEARFSAKFYLIAMFFVIFDLEAVFIFAWAVAARELGWLGYGEIALFIGILLAALVYLARLGALDWGSPRWYSSPDGTQDR; from the coding sequence ATGACTCTTTGGCCGTTGGGCGCTTATTTCCTCCTCGTTGTCTTCCTGGTCGCCGGGATGCTTCTCCTTTCCCATCTCTTGGGAGAGCGTCATCGCGACCTTGCCACCGACATTCCCTACGAATCGGGAATTATTCCGACCGGCACGGCGGAGGCTCGCTTCTCCGCCAAATTCTATCTGATCGCCATGTTCTTCGTGATCTTCGATCTGGAAGCGGTCTTCATCTTCGCCTGGGCGGTGGCGGCCCGCGAGCTCGGCTGGCTCGGCTACGGGGAAATCGCCCTCTTCATCGGCATCTTGCTTGCGGCGCTGGTCTACCTTGCGCGTCTCGGCGCCCTCGATTGGGGATCGCCCCGATGGTACTCAAGTCCCGATGGCACTCAAGATAGATAA
- a CDS encoding NADH-quinone oxidoreductase subunit B, with protein MAWWSRKPDSREKELSHNHTSINDSVRGNFALARLEDLVAWGRKNSIWPFNFGLSCCYVEMATSLTSKYDIARFGAEVIRGTPREADVIVISGTVFYKASPMIKLLYQQMMAPRWVIAMGSCACSDGMFDVYSVIQGVDKFLPVDVYVTGCPPRPDSLMEGLLLLQEKVGNERRPLSWVIGPQGVEQPVFPAQRELKGPKRRRIGRLTPPDYASHDLYREGHDANR; from the coding sequence ATGGCCTGGTGGTCCCGCAAGCCCGATTCGAGAGAAAAGGAGCTCAGCCACAACCATACTTCCATAAATGACTCGGTCCGGGGCAATTTCGCGCTCGCCCGGCTGGAAGATCTGGTCGCGTGGGGTCGGAAGAACTCGATCTGGCCGTTTAACTTCGGCCTCTCCTGCTGCTACGTGGAGATGGCGACCAGCCTGACGAGCAAATACGACATCGCCCGGTTCGGCGCCGAGGTGATCCGCGGAACCCCCCGGGAAGCCGATGTCATCGTCATCTCGGGAACGGTCTTCTACAAGGCGTCGCCGATGATCAAGTTGCTCTACCAGCAGATGATGGCGCCCCGTTGGGTGATCGCGATGGGATCGTGCGCCTGCTCGGACGGGATGTTCGACGTCTACAGCGTCATCCAGGGGGTCGATAAATTTCTCCCGGTCGATGTCTACGTCACCGGCTGCCCCCCCCGTCCCGACAGCCTGATGGAAGGACTTCTTTTGCTTCAAGAAAAAGTCGGAAACGAGCGGCGGCCGCTCAGCTGGGTGATCGGCCCGCAGGGGGTGGAGCAGCCGGTCTTTCCCGCCCAGCGCGAATTAAAGGGTCCGAAGCGCCGGCGGATCGGCCGGCTCACCCCGCCCGATTACGCGTCGCACGATCTCTACCGGGAAGGCCACGATGCAAACCGTTGA
- the nuoC gene encoding NADH-quinone oxidoreductase subunit C/D, whose amino-acid sequence MQTVDLALNEAIQAQAGPALLATQPTVDRIPTFWITKEKIHDLLRYVKNEIDRPYKMLYDLTGIDERGRSHREGQPDSDFTAVYHLYSFGRNAYLRFKVPLPEKRPSVPTITDLWPAADWYERETWDLVGIRFDGHPHLVRLIMPRDWEGHPLRKDHPSHGTELGLNMPDQKMMEEQEQLQFDPEEWGMKRSSDGTDFLFLNLGPHHPGTHGVLRVVLQLDGEIIIDAVPDIGFHHRAQEKVAERQTWHTYLPYTDRVDYLSGVINNMAYLSSVEQLAGIEIPLRAQVIRVMMCELYRIANHFVWLGTFSQDVGQLSPVFYTFNDRERAFYIAEAITGARMHPNWFRMGGTAQDLPIGWEDLFRDFINYLPPRLDEYEREIVKNRIFKARTKGIGRTTVDEAIEWGMTGPNLRACGLGWDFRKAHPYSGYDQFEFDIPIGKNGDSYDRATVRIEEMRQSLRIIDQCVRNMPDGPYKAIHPLATPPPKPKTMHDIETLIAHFLTVSWGPVIPPGEALGAIEASKGNNGYYLISDGSTTPYRNRIRTPSFPHMQMLPLLCRGLTVSDLIAIFGSVDFVLADVDK is encoded by the coding sequence ATGCAAACCGTTGATCTCGCCCTCAACGAGGCGATTCAAGCGCAAGCCGGTCCGGCGCTCCTGGCAACGCAGCCGACGGTCGATCGGATACCGACCTTCTGGATCACCAAAGAGAAGATCCACGATCTGCTCCGGTACGTGAAGAACGAAATCGACCGGCCCTACAAGATGCTCTATGATCTGACCGGCATCGACGAGCGGGGCCGATCGCACCGCGAAGGACAGCCCGACAGCGACTTCACGGCGGTTTATCATCTCTACTCCTTCGGCCGGAATGCTTATCTTCGCTTCAAGGTCCCTTTGCCGGAGAAACGCCCCTCCGTCCCGACGATCACCGACCTCTGGCCGGCGGCCGATTGGTACGAGCGGGAGACGTGGGACCTCGTCGGCATCCGCTTCGACGGCCATCCGCATCTGGTCCGGCTGATCATGCCCCGCGATTGGGAAGGCCATCCCCTTCGAAAGGATCATCCCTCTCATGGAACCGAGCTCGGTCTGAACATGCCCGATCAAAAAATGATGGAGGAGCAGGAGCAGCTTCAATTCGACCCGGAAGAGTGGGGGATGAAGCGGAGCAGCGACGGGACCGATTTTCTCTTCTTGAATCTCGGCCCGCACCATCCCGGCACCCACGGCGTGTTGCGGGTGGTCTTGCAGCTCGACGGCGAGATCATCATCGACGCGGTCCCCGATATCGGCTTTCACCACCGGGCGCAGGAGAAGGTCGCCGAGCGGCAGACCTGGCACACCTACCTCCCCTACACCGACCGGGTCGATTACCTCTCCGGGGTGATCAACAACATGGCTTATCTTTCGTCGGTGGAGCAGCTCGCCGGAATCGAGATCCCCCTGCGGGCTCAGGTCATCCGGGTGATGATGTGCGAGCTCTACCGGATCGCGAACCATTTCGTCTGGCTCGGGACCTTTTCCCAGGATGTCGGCCAGCTCTCTCCGGTTTTTTACACCTTCAACGACCGCGAGCGCGCCTTCTACATCGCCGAGGCGATCACCGGCGCGCGGATGCACCCGAATTGGTTTCGGATGGGGGGAACGGCGCAAGATCTGCCGATCGGATGGGAAGATCTCTTCCGCGATTTCATCAACTACCTTCCGCCGCGGCTCGACGAATACGAGCGGGAGATCGTCAAAAACCGGATCTTCAAAGCGAGGACGAAGGGGATCGGCCGGACGACCGTCGACGAGGCGATCGAGTGGGGAATGACCGGGCCGAACCTGCGCGCCTGCGGATTGGGATGGGACTTTCGAAAAGCGCACCCCTATTCCGGTTATGACCAATTCGAATTCGATATCCCGATCGGGAAGAACGGCGACAGCTACGATCGCGCCACCGTCCGGATCGAAGAGATGCGCCAGAGCCTGCGGATCATCGACCAGTGCGTCCGGAACATGCCCGACGGCCCCTATAAGGCGATCCATCCGCTCGCCACCCCGCCGCCGAAACCGAAAACGATGCACGATATCGAGACGCTGATCGCCCATTTCCTCACCGTCAGCTGGGGGCCGGTGATCCCCCCCGGCGAGGCGCTCGGAGCGATCGAAGCGAGCAAGGGAAACAACGGCTATTACCTGATCAGCGACGGGAGCACGACGCCGTACCGGAACCGGATCCGGACCCCCTCTTTCCCCCACATGCAGATGCTTCCCCTTCTTTGCCGGGGTCTGACCGTCTCCGATCTGATCGCTATCTTCGGAAGCGTCGATTTTGTTTTGGCGGATGTGGACAAATAA
- the nuoE gene encoding NADH-quinone oxidoreductase subunit NuoE: MLSPEERREIEAELPLYPNKQAVCIDAMQIVQKHRGWVPDEAIQDVASLLDMAPDELDGIATFYNRIFRRPVGRHVLLLCDSVSCWVMGYERVRAHLMERLGVGLGQTTADNRFTFLPNVCLGACDRAPVMMVNEDLHADLTTEKIDTLLEDYK; this comes from the coding sequence ATGTTGAGTCCGGAAGAACGAAGGGAGATTGAGGCGGAGCTTCCTCTCTACCCCAACAAGCAGGCCGTTTGCATCGATGCGATGCAGATCGTTCAGAAACACCGCGGGTGGGTCCCCGACGAGGCAATCCAGGATGTCGCATCCCTGCTCGACATGGCCCCCGATGAGCTCGACGGGATCGCCACCTTCTATAATCGAATCTTCCGCAGGCCGGTCGGCCGGCATGTGCTGCTTCTCTGCGACAGCGTCAGCTGCTGGGTGATGGGATATGAACGGGTTCGGGCGCATCTCATGGAGCGGCTCGGCGTCGGTCTCGGCCAGACCACCGCCGACAATCGATTCACCTTTTTGCCGAACGTCTGTCTCGGCGCCTGCGACCGGGCGCCGGTGATGATGGTGAATGAGGACCTTCATGCCGACTTAACAACGGAGAAAATCGACACCCTCCTGGAGGATTATAAATAA
- the nuoF gene encoding NADH-quinone oxidoreductase subunit NuoF translates to MEKPLTQNIRTDGTAIDLAAYERAGGYQGLRKALRMSPEEVLETVKRSGLRGRGGAGFPTGVKWSLVPRGKDAPHPKYVVANADEMEPGAFKDRFLLEGDPHQMIEGMIIAAYAVEADAAYIFLRWAYREAAVRLSKAIADAYRHRYLGKNILETGYNLEMILHVSAGRYICGEETALLNALEGKRANPRAKPPYPQTVGLWGKPTVVNNVETFCNVPHILKNGPDWFQSLSRTKDAGTKLYGASGKVKRPGLWELPMGTTAREILEEHAGGMRDGLRFRAAIPGGASTEFITEPHLDIPMDFDEIKKAGSRLGTATLIVLDDRTCPVGMLWNIEQFFAQESCGWCTPCWSGLSWVEQILGAMERGEGEEGDLEILRQQTKFMAPGNTFCALAPGAMEPLASGLTYFQEDFERHIREKRCPWKS, encoded by the coding sequence TTGGAAAAACCGCTCACGCAAAACATTCGCACAGACGGGACCGCGATCGACCTCGCCGCCTACGAACGGGCCGGCGGCTATCAGGGATTGAGAAAGGCGCTCCGGATGTCGCCGGAGGAGGTCCTCGAGACGGTCAAGCGCTCCGGCCTTCGGGGCCGCGGCGGCGCCGGCTTCCCGACCGGGGTGAAGTGGAGCCTGGTCCCGCGAGGCAAAGACGCTCCCCACCCGAAATATGTCGTCGCCAACGCCGATGAGATGGAGCCGGGGGCGTTCAAAGACCGGTTTCTTCTGGAAGGGGACCCGCATCAAATGATCGAAGGGATGATCATTGCCGCTTATGCGGTGGAGGCCGACGCCGCCTATATTTTTCTCCGCTGGGCGTACCGGGAGGCCGCCGTCCGTTTATCGAAAGCGATCGCCGACGCCTACAGGCATCGCTACCTCGGCAAGAACATCCTGGAGACGGGATACAACCTGGAGATGATCCTCCACGTCAGCGCCGGCCGGTATATCTGCGGCGAGGAGACGGCGCTCCTCAACGCCCTGGAGGGAAAGCGAGCCAACCCGCGGGCCAAGCCCCCTTATCCTCAGACGGTCGGGCTGTGGGGAAAGCCGACGGTCGTCAACAACGTCGAGACCTTCTGCAACGTCCCCCACATCCTGAAGAACGGTCCCGATTGGTTCCAAAGCTTGAGCCGCACCAAAGACGCCGGGACAAAGCTCTACGGCGCGAGCGGAAAGGTGAAACGGCCCGGTCTTTGGGAGCTGCCGATGGGGACGACCGCGCGGGAGATTCTGGAAGAGCATGCGGGGGGGATGCGCGACGGCCTGCGGTTTCGAGCGGCGATCCCGGGGGGGGCTTCCACCGAGTTCATCACCGAGCCGCACCTCGACATCCCGATGGATTTCGACGAAATCAAAAAGGCGGGAAGCCGCCTCGGCACGGCGACGCTGATCGTCCTGGACGACCGGACCTGCCCGGTCGGCATGTTGTGGAACATCGAGCAGTTCTTCGCCCAGGAGTCGTGCGGCTGGTGCACCCCCTGCTGGAGCGGCCTCTCCTGGGTGGAGCAGATCCTGGGGGCGATGGAGCGGGGGGAGGGGGAAGAGGGCGATCTGGAGATCTTGCGGCAGCAGACGAAGTTCATGGCCCCGGGGAACACCTTCTGCGCGCTCGCCCCCGGCGCGATGGAGCCGCTGGCAAGCGGGCTGACCTATTTTCAAGAAGATTTCGAGCGGCACATCAGAGAGAAACGCTGCCCGTGGAAAAGTTAA
- the nuoG gene encoding NADH-quinone oxidoreductase subunit NuoG, translating to MATIYIDNTPYPVNPSQNVLQNVLGLGLNLEYFCWHPAMGSIGACRQCAVKAFKDENDTNGKIVMACMTPASDGTRISILHPEAKTFRASVIEGLMLNHPHDCPVCDEGGECHLQDMTVMTGHVARRYRFRKRTFRNQYLGPLLEHEMNRCIQCYRCVRFYRDYAGGRDLYPFHLRNTVYFGRKEDGVLENEFSGNLDEVCPTGVFKDATYGRHYVRKWDLESAPSVCFHCGLGCNISPGERYGTLRRNINRYNPEVNGYFLCDRGRYGYEHANSPQRIREPLLVREGKTIQISKREAVQHLGTLLRNGRVIGIGSPRASLEANFALRTAVGPDRFFAGMADKQFRLLRNILDILRTGPAHTPSLAEMERADAIFILGEDVTNVTPRMALSLRQAVRQRQITAAEALKIPSWNATAVRDATKGQPQSPLFIAAPAATRLDEVATETYRAAPEDLARLGAAVAHAVDPNAPAVPDLPPSLVALADRIARSLMAADRPLVVTGMSLNSETIIRAAANIASALYAAGKKAGLTFAIPESNTIGLGLLGGRLLDEAFQAVRNGEVETVLLLENDLTRRADGATVDAFLGAVPHLVTLDLLHHSTSSRSELVLPVGSYAESTGTLVNNEGRAQRFFKVFIPKGEIKEGWRWLRDGLAAAGREEGTAWQSLDDLLDTLAREIPTLAGARDAAPPASFRIADQKLPRESFRFSGRTAIHANENVHEPKPPEDPDSPFAFSMEGYWGPRPPSLTPLPWTPGWNSNQQATIKLQGEAGEELPDAPFGVRLIAPPEKKEKSYFGKVPAPFAARTDQWLLVPRFHLFGSEELTRSAPTLMSLAPSTYIALRPDDAKRLQIEQGEDGEVELEWDGRVYPLLVRIDETLPKGLAAVPAGIPPFVGVPLPAWGRLRPAAGGRMLRMAS from the coding sequence ATGGCGACGATTTACATCGACAACACGCCCTATCCGGTCAACCCCTCCCAGAACGTCCTTCAGAACGTGCTGGGACTTGGATTGAATCTGGAATACTTTTGCTGGCATCCCGCGATGGGCTCCATCGGCGCCTGCCGGCAGTGCGCGGTGAAAGCGTTCAAAGACGAGAACGATACAAACGGCAAAATCGTGATGGCTTGCATGACCCCGGCAAGTGACGGAACGCGGATCTCGATCCTTCATCCGGAGGCCAAAACATTCCGCGCCTCGGTGATCGAGGGGCTGATGTTGAACCATCCGCACGACTGTCCCGTCTGCGACGAGGGGGGGGAGTGCCATCTCCAGGACATGACGGTGATGACCGGCCATGTCGCCCGCCGCTACCGCTTCCGAAAGCGGACCTTCCGGAACCAGTACCTCGGCCCGCTGCTCGAACATGAGATGAACCGCTGCATTCAGTGCTACCGCTGCGTCCGCTTCTACCGGGACTATGCCGGCGGCCGCGATCTCTACCCTTTCCATCTGCGCAACACCGTCTACTTCGGCCGCAAGGAGGACGGCGTCTTGGAAAACGAGTTCTCCGGAAACCTTGATGAAGTCTGCCCGACCGGCGTCTTCAAAGACGCGACCTACGGACGCCATTACGTCCGCAAGTGGGACCTGGAGAGCGCCCCTTCGGTCTGCTTCCATTGCGGATTGGGGTGCAACATCTCCCCCGGCGAGCGCTACGGCACCTTGCGGCGGAACATCAACCGGTACAACCCGGAGGTCAACGGCTACTTCCTCTGCGACCGGGGGCGCTACGGTTATGAACATGCCAACAGCCCGCAGCGGATTCGGGAGCCGCTTTTGGTCCGGGAAGGAAAGACGATCCAGATTTCGAAGAGAGAGGCGGTTCAACACCTCGGCACATTGCTCCGGAACGGCCGGGTGATCGGGATCGGCTCCCCCCGCGCCTCGCTGGAGGCGAACTTCGCCCTCCGAACTGCCGTAGGACCGGACCGCTTTTTCGCCGGCATGGCCGACAAGCAATTTCGTCTCCTGAGAAACATCCTCGACATTCTCCGAACCGGCCCGGCCCACACCCCCTCGCTCGCCGAGATGGAGCGCGCCGATGCGATTTTTATTTTGGGAGAGGATGTCACGAATGTGACCCCGCGGATGGCGTTAAGCCTTCGCCAGGCGGTCCGCCAGCGGCAGATAACCGCCGCCGAAGCGCTGAAGATCCCCTCCTGGAATGCCACCGCCGTCCGGGACGCGACCAAAGGCCAACCGCAAAGCCCCCTCTTCATCGCCGCGCCGGCTGCGACCCGGCTCGATGAGGTTGCGACGGAGACTTATCGGGCCGCCCCCGAAGATCTGGCCCGGCTCGGCGCCGCGGTTGCGCACGCCGTCGACCCAAACGCCCCTGCGGTCCCCGACCTTCCGCCGTCGCTCGTCGCGCTGGCCGATCGGATCGCCCGATCGTTGATGGCGGCCGATCGACCGCTGGTGGTCACCGGGATGAGCCTGAATAGTGAAACAATCATCCGCGCCGCAGCAAACATCGCCTCAGCCCTCTACGCCGCCGGGAAGAAAGCGGGGCTTACCTTTGCCATCCCGGAAAGCAACACCATCGGTTTGGGATTGTTGGGAGGCCGCCTCCTCGACGAGGCATTCCAGGCAGTCCGCAACGGGGAAGTGGAAACGGTGTTGCTTCTGGAGAATGACTTAACCCGGCGCGCCGACGGCGCGACCGTCGATGCCTTTCTCGGCGCCGTCCCGCATCTGGTCACGCTTGACCTGCTCCATCATTCGACCTCGTCCCGGTCCGAGTTGGTGCTTCCGGTCGGCAGCTACGCGGAGTCAACCGGCACGTTGGTCAACAACGAGGGGCGGGCACAACGGTTCTTTAAAGTGTTTATCCCCAAAGGGGAGATTAAAGAAGGCTGGCGGTGGCTGCGCGACGGCCTCGCAGCGGCCGGAAGAGAAGAAGGGACCGCCTGGCAGAGCCTTGACGATCTGCTCGATACCCTGGCAAGGGAGATCCCCACGTTGGCCGGGGCCCGCGATGCCGCCCCGCCGGCCTCCTTCCGGATCGCCGATCAGAAGCTTCCGCGCGAGTCGTTCCGCTTCAGCGGTCGGACGGCGATCCACGCCAATGAAAATGTCCATGAGCCGAAGCCGCCCGAAGATCCCGACTCCCCCTTCGCCTTCTCGATGGAAGGATATTGGGGGCCGCGCCCCCCCTCGCTCACCCCCCTTCCCTGGACCCCCGGCTGGAACTCGAATCAGCAGGCGACCATCAAACTCCAGGGGGAGGCCGGCGAAGAGTTGCCCGATGCCCCCTTCGGCGTCCGTTTGATTGCGCCGCCGGAGAAAAAAGAGAAATCCTATTTTGGAAAAGTCCCCGCCCCCTTCGCGGCCCGGACCGACCAATGGCTCCTCGTCCCCCGGTTCCATCTTTTCGGCTCGGAGGAGCTGACCCGCTCTGCACCGACGCTCATGTCGTTGGCGCCGTCTACTTACATCGCGCTCCGTCCGGACGACGCAAAGCGTCTCCAGATCGAACAGGGGGAAGACGGAGAGGTCGAGCTCGAATGGGACGGACGGGTCTACCCCCTCCTGGTCCGGATCGATGAAACGTTGCCGAAGGGGTTGGCGGCGGTCCCGGCCGGAATTCCGCCGTTCGTCGGGGTTCCCCTTCCCGCCTGGGGCCGGCTTCGTCCCGCCGCCGGGGGGAGAATGTTGAGGATGGCCTCATGA
- the nuoH gene encoding NADH-quinone oxidoreductase subunit NuoH, translating into MTLYTWIFILALLFIMLSLAGGLTWIERRLLAVWQDRLGPNRVGPFGSFQPIADGIKLFTKEDWIPPFADKPVFVLAPAIIMVAVLMAFVVVPFAPGLVLVDLNIAALFFLGMTSLTVYSIVLGGWSSNNKYSLLGGLRAAAQLLSYEVFLGLSITGTVILAGSFRLTDIVEAQRGLWFVIPQFLGFILFLIAGVAETHRLPFDLPEAETELGAGFHTEYSGMKFGMFFIGEYLGMILISAMITVLFFGGWHGPFLPPIIWFLLKTSFFLGFFILLRAALPRPRIDQLMSFGWKILLPLSLINLLVTGAVVVARG; encoded by the coding sequence ATGACCCTTTACACTTGGATCTTCATCTTAGCGCTTCTCTTCATCATGCTCAGCCTCGCCGGCGGGCTCACATGGATCGAGCGGCGTCTTCTGGCCGTCTGGCAGGACCGGTTGGGACCGAACCGGGTCGGACCCTTCGGAAGTTTTCAGCCGATCGCCGACGGGATCAAGCTCTTTACGAAGGAGGATTGGATTCCCCCCTTCGCCGACAAGCCGGTCTTCGTCCTCGCCCCGGCCATTATCATGGTCGCCGTTCTGATGGCGTTCGTCGTCGTCCCGTTCGCCCCCGGACTGGTCCTGGTCGATCTGAACATCGCGGCTCTCTTCTTTCTCGGGATGACCTCGCTGACCGTCTACAGCATCGTGCTGGGAGGATGGTCGTCGAACAACAAATATTCGCTCCTCGGCGGATTGCGCGCCGCGGCGCAGCTCCTCAGCTACGAAGTCTTCCTAGGTCTCTCGATCACCGGAACGGTGATCCTCGCCGGCTCATTCCGTCTGACCGACATCGTCGAGGCGCAACGGGGGCTCTGGTTCGTCATCCCTCAATTTTTAGGATTTATTCTTTTTCTGATCGCCGGGGTCGCCGAAACGCACCGCCTGCCGTTCGACCTGCCGGAGGCGGAGACCGAGCTCGGCGCCGGCTTTCACACCGAATATTCGGGAATGAAATTCGGGATGTTCTTCATCGGGGAGTATCTCGGGATGATTCTGATCTCGGCGATGATCACCGTTCTCTTCTTCGGCGGCTGGCACGGGCCGTTTCTGCCGCCGATCATTTGGTTTTTACTGAAAACATCTTTTTTCCTCGGCTTCTTCATCCTGCTCCGGGCCGCCCTCCCCCGGCCCCGGATCGATCAGTTGATGTCGTTCGGGTGGAAAATCCTGCTGCCCCTCTCGTTAATTAACTTATTGGTCACCGGCGCGGTGGTGGTGGCTAGAGGATGA
- the nuoI gene encoding NADH-quinone oxidoreductase subunit NuoI has protein sequence MLSILRTIWDVFLHTFRKPVTIPYPEEKAVLSPRYRGRIILSRDPDGGERCVGCYLCSVACPVDCIALQATQDETGRRYPEFFRINFSRCIFCGYCEEACPTYAIQLIPEFELGEYDRQNMVYEKEDLMIAGEGKYHGYNYWKVAGVSIGGKDKGEAERESPPVDVHSLMP, from the coding sequence ATGCTCAGCATCTTACGAACCATCTGGGACGTTTTTCTCCATACCTTCCGGAAACCGGTCACGATTCCCTACCCGGAGGAAAAGGCGGTTCTTTCGCCGCGATACCGCGGAAGGATCATCCTCTCGCGCGATCCGGACGGCGGCGAACGCTGCGTCGGCTGTTATCTCTGCTCGGTCGCCTGCCCGGTCGATTGCATCGCGCTGCAGGCGACGCAGGATGAGACCGGCCGGCGTTATCCGGAATTCTTCCGGATCAATTTCTCCCGCTGCATCTTCTGCGGCTACTGCGAAGAGGCCTGCCCGACCTACGCGATCCAGCTGATCCCGGAATTCGAACTGGGTGAATACGACCGGCAGAACATGGTCTACGAAAAAGAAGACCTGATGATCGCCGGGGAGGGGAAATACCACGGCTACAACTATTGGAAAGTCGCCGGCGTCAGCATCGGCGGCAAGGACAAAGGGGAAGCCGAGCGGGAGTCGCCGCCGGTCGACGTGCATAGTTTGATGCCGTAA
- the nuoJ gene encoding NADH-quinone oxidoreductase subunit J, with amino-acid sequence MQTFFYTAGAVAVAATLLMILSLNAVHALLYLIVSFLAVAVIFYILGAPFVAALEVIVYAGAIMVLFIFVVMMLNLGRRAAAQERAWLRPAMWIGPSILAAILLGEVILLLTRAGVPAPAAEVVGPKEVGLVLFGPYLIGVELTSVLLMGALVAAYHLGWHRPKLEKANVNHSRARGAPPGGDFVRAGTDRSTGAP; translated from the coding sequence ATGCAGACATTCTTTTATACGGCCGGCGCGGTGGCAGTGGCCGCCACCCTCTTGATGATTCTGAGTCTGAACGCGGTGCATGCCCTTCTCTATTTGATTGTCTCGTTTCTGGCGGTGGCGGTGATTTTTTACATTCTCGGCGCCCCCTTCGTGGCGGCGCTGGAGGTGATTGTTTATGCCGGGGCGATCATGGTCCTCTTTATCTTCGTCGTGATGATGTTGAACTTAGGTAGACGCGCCGCCGCGCAGGAGCGGGCGTGGCTGCGGCCGGCGATGTGGATCGGACCGTCGATCCTGGCGGCGATCTTGTTGGGAGAGGTGATCCTCCTCCTTACCCGCGCCGGGGTTCCGGCCCCGGCGGCGGAGGTCGTCGGGCCGAAGGAGGTCGGCCTGGTCCTCTTCGGGCCTTACCTGATCGGGGTCGAGCTGACCTCGGTGTTGTTGATGGGGGCGCTGGTCGCCGCCTATCATCTCGGCTGGCACCGGCCAAAACTGGAGAAAGCCAATGTCAACCATTCCCGTGCAAGAGGGGCTCCTCCTGGCGGCGATTTTGTTCGCGCTGGGACTGATCGGTCTACTGGTGCGCCGTAA
- the nuoK gene encoding NADH-quinone oxidoreductase subunit NuoK, with protein sequence MSTIPVQEGLLLAAILFALGLIGLLVRRNILFILMSTEVMLNAAGLAFIVAGARWGAADGQVMFFFILALAAAEVSVGLALVLRMHHQYKSLDADLLSRMRG encoded by the coding sequence ATGTCAACCATTCCCGTGCAAGAGGGGCTCCTCCTGGCGGCGATTTTGTTCGCGCTGGGACTGATCGGTCTACTGGTGCGCCGTAATATTCTGTTCATCCTGATGTCGACCGAGGTGATGCTCAATGCCGCCGGGCTCGCCTTCATCGTGGCCGGCGCGCGCTGGGGAGCGGCCGACGGACAGGTGATGTTCTTCTTCATCCTGGCGCTGGCGGCCGCCGAGGTGTCGGTCGGCTTGGCGCTCGTCCTGCGGATGCACCATCAGTACAAATCGCTCGATGCCGATCTCTTAAGCCGGATGAGGGGATAA